A section of the Prochlorococcus sp. MIT 1341 genome encodes:
- a CDS encoding 2-phosphosulfolactate phosphatase family protein: protein MKVSYFHVAADVPKGSLPDAAVVIDVLRATTTIAFALQNGAESVQVFENLDELRETAGKWPESSRLMLGERGGKRVEGFDLGNSPLAVVPGQVAGKRLFMSTTNGTRSLHRVRDVQKLYTMSLPNRKAVVERLLNEWFAEIWIVGSGWEGAYSLEDSLAAGALISMLMKNSSRKVDVINDELSSAFALWEKWKDDVEGCLRESTHGKRLLSIGDHDEDLKCCATLDQLMVVPTQSSPGILSAA from the coding sequence ATGAAAGTTTCTTATTTTCATGTTGCTGCTGATGTCCCAAAAGGGAGTTTGCCCGATGCAGCAGTTGTAATCGATGTCCTTAGAGCAACAACTACAATTGCTTTCGCATTGCAGAACGGGGCTGAGTCGGTTCAGGTCTTCGAAAATCTTGATGAGCTTAGAGAAACGGCAGGGAAATGGCCCGAATCTTCTCGTCTTATGCTGGGAGAGAGAGGGGGTAAACGTGTTGAAGGGTTTGACTTGGGGAATTCTCCCCTTGCAGTAGTACCTGGTCAGGTGGCTGGTAAAAGGCTTTTTATGAGCACCACAAATGGTACTAGATCTCTTCATCGAGTTAGAGATGTTCAAAAGTTATATACGATGTCTCTTCCTAATCGCAAAGCAGTTGTTGAACGATTGCTAAATGAATGGTTTGCAGAAATATGGATTGTTGGGAGTGGTTGGGAAGGAGCATATTCCTTGGAAGATTCTTTGGCGGCAGGGGCTTTGATCTCAATGCTTATGAAGAATTCTTCAAGAAAAGTGGATGTAATAAATGATGAACTCTCGTCAGCCTTTGCCTTATGGGAGAAATGGAAGGATGATGTCGAGGGATGCTTACGAGAGTCAACCCATGGAAAACGCCTTCTGAGCATTGGAGATCATGATGAGGATTTGAAGTGTTGTGCGACATTGGATCAACTAATGGTGGTTCCAACACAGAGTTCCCCTGGAATTCTGAGTGCTGCCTAA
- a CDS encoding UDP-N-acetylmuramoyl-tripeptide--D-alanyl-D-alanine ligase, whose amino-acid sequence MVLILSDLIDLWGEPHFRGCRKMHQPLGTVSTDTRLLSQGDFFIPLIGEKFNGHEFLLEASDKRAQAALVSFDHASLVPDGFLHWIVEDTLIAYQQLACLHRSKFKIPFVAVTGSAGKTTTREMIVSALRTSGLVLSSRGNENNDIGVAYSLMQVHSGHKAAVIEMGMRGLGEIKRLSKCTQPDIAVITNVGNAHIGRLGSRANIAIAKCEITSSLNPKGVLIIPAGDQLLESTLSKSWHGRTVRVALAEGIAEKKKGLDYFELPQPDLVGHPDFIKQIMEVEGDLFDLPLRGRHNALNFMLALAVAKECGIDRTLLQKLYVKLPVGRSREIQIGGITVLDQTYNASPEAVLAALDLLAEYSGRHFAVLGSMLELGEQSHALHAQVAKKTVDLSLDGLIVLADGVEADAMTEVASCLNRFVVVKDISEAYHYLCVWLKSGDNLLVKGSRKVGLEELLIRLEKFNS is encoded by the coding sequence ATGGTTCTGATACTTAGTGACTTAATAGATCTTTGGGGTGAACCACATTTCCGTGGTTGTAGAAAAATGCACCAGCCTCTTGGAACTGTTTCTACAGATACAAGACTTTTATCACAAGGCGACTTTTTTATACCTTTGATAGGTGAGAAGTTTAATGGTCATGAGTTTCTTCTTGAGGCATCTGATAAGCGGGCCCAGGCTGCATTGGTGTCTTTTGATCATGCCTCCTTAGTCCCAGATGGATTTCTTCATTGGATTGTTGAGGATACTCTTATTGCCTATCAACAGTTGGCATGTCTCCACCGCTCAAAATTCAAGATACCTTTTGTGGCTGTTACTGGCTCCGCAGGTAAAACCACAACAAGAGAGATGATTGTCTCGGCTCTTCGAACATCAGGACTAGTATTGTCGAGTAGAGGAAATGAGAACAATGATATAGGAGTAGCTTATTCCTTAATGCAAGTGCATTCAGGCCACAAAGCTGCTGTTATTGAAATGGGAATGCGTGGGCTTGGAGAAATTAAGAGACTCTCTAAATGCACGCAACCCGACATCGCCGTAATTACAAATGTAGGTAATGCTCATATAGGTCGTCTTGGCAGTAGAGCTAATATTGCTATTGCTAAATGTGAGATCACTTCTTCCTTAAACCCAAAAGGAGTTTTGATAATCCCTGCGGGGGATCAACTTTTGGAGTCAACTCTTTCAAAGAGTTGGCATGGACGAACTGTTCGAGTCGCTCTTGCCGAAGGGATTGCTGAAAAGAAAAAGGGTTTAGATTATTTCGAACTTCCCCAACCTGATCTTGTTGGACACCCTGATTTCATAAAGCAAATTATGGAGGTAGAAGGGGACCTCTTTGATTTGCCATTGAGAGGAAGACATAATGCTCTGAATTTTATGCTTGCATTAGCGGTAGCAAAAGAGTGTGGTATTGATCGAACTCTCTTGCAAAAGCTCTACGTAAAGCTACCCGTTGGTAGGAGTCGAGAGATTCAAATTGGTGGAATAACTGTTTTAGATCAGACTTACAACGCTTCACCAGAAGCAGTGTTGGCCGCTTTGGACTTATTGGCTGAATATTCCGGGCGTCATTTTGCTGTTCTTGGTTCGATGTTGGAACTTGGCGAACAAAGTCACGCTTTACATGCTCAAGTAGCTAAAAAGACGGTAGATCTTTCTTTGGATGGATTAATTGTTCTCGCTGATGGTGTTGAAGCAGATGCGATGACAGAAGTTGCCAGTTGCCTTAATCGTTTTGTAGTAGTCAAGGATATTTCAGAGGCATATCATTATCTTTGTGTTTGGTTGAAGTCAGGAGATAATTTGCTTGTTAAGGGAAGCAGGAAGGTTGGTTTAGAAGAATTATTGATTCGATTAGAAAAGTTTAATAGTTAA
- a CDS encoding MnmC family methyltransferase: MHTYTTKNVLSPHPLGELAGHVTLDGSFSLHSGHFKENFHDHAGAMVEAKTKFINPAKLKTFKTNEHLRILDVCVGLGYNTACAMEEVEKLSLKLNWWGLELDPRPIKLALDINAFRSSWSPEVLKSLEKIRDHGFWENSISKGQILWGDARQCISRLPKDINFHLIMLDPFSPKHCPELWTKEFLRSISKKLAPDGRLVTYCTAAAVRNTLQEEGLELLSLSSPSNNKKRWSNGTIATRYKKNNLLLQTNQKLHRLTHMEREHLLTRAAIPYRDPSGIDTATRILQRRKQEQESCELESTSSWQRRWLKK; this comes from the coding sequence TTGCATACCTACACAACTAAAAATGTTTTATCCCCTCATCCTCTTGGTGAGCTTGCAGGCCATGTAACCCTTGACGGTAGCTTTTCACTACATAGTGGCCATTTCAAAGAAAATTTCCACGACCATGCAGGAGCCATGGTTGAAGCAAAAACAAAATTTATTAACCCAGCAAAATTAAAAACCTTTAAAACAAATGAACATCTTCGCATCCTCGATGTCTGCGTTGGACTGGGATATAACACAGCCTGTGCAATGGAAGAAGTCGAAAAGTTGTCATTAAAACTCAACTGGTGGGGATTAGAACTAGATCCCAGACCAATCAAACTTGCTCTAGATATCAATGCTTTTAGAAGCTCTTGGTCTCCTGAGGTCCTTAAAAGTCTTGAAAAAATCCGTGACCATGGATTCTGGGAAAACAGCATAAGTAAAGGGCAAATCCTTTGGGGAGATGCGAGGCAGTGCATTAGCCGTCTGCCTAAAGACATTAATTTTCACCTGATCATGCTTGATCCCTTCTCTCCAAAACATTGTCCGGAACTATGGACCAAAGAATTTCTTAGAAGTATTTCCAAGAAACTTGCTCCCGATGGTCGGCTCGTCACCTACTGCACAGCTGCAGCTGTAAGAAACACACTCCAAGAAGAAGGGCTTGAATTACTGTCTTTATCCTCGCCCTCTAACAACAAAAAAAGATGGAGTAATGGAACGATTGCCACTCGATACAAGAAAAACAATTTATTACTTCAAACAAACCAAAAATTACATCGACTAACCCATATGGAAAGGGAGCATCTACTTACTCGTGCCGCAATTCCTTATCGGGACCCAAGCGGTATAGATACTGCTACTAGGATCTTGCAACGTAGAAAACAGGAACAAGAAAGCTGCGAATTAGAAAGTACTAGCTCTTGGCAGAGGCGCTGGTTAAAGAAGTAA
- a CDS encoding UbiD family decarboxylase, whose product MSSINPKTATRDLRQFLSLLEERGQLRRISAPVDPDLELSAISDRVLSMGGPALLFENVIGSSIPVAVNVLGTLERVVWSMGLEDPQELEELGSRLSLLQQPKPPKGLRETTQFGSLLWDLYKARPDRDFTPSCHQKVLTGEDVDLDRLPLIRPWPNDAGGVITLGLVITKDPETKTPNIGVYRLQRQSKNSMTVHWLSVRGGARHLRKAASLGKKLEIAIAIGVHPLLVMAAATPIPVQLSEWLFAGLYAGRGVQLTGCKTIDIQVPSQSEIILEGTITPGKELLDGPFGDHMGFYGAEESSPLIDIHCVTHRKEPVFLTTFSGRPPKEEAMIAIALNRIYTPILRQQVPEIIDFFLPMEALSYKLAIISIQKDYPGQAKRAAMAFWSALPQFTYTKFVVVVDKQINIRDPRQVIWAIAAQVDPQRDLCVIENTPFDSLDFASDHIGMGGRLAIDATTKIGPEKNHEWGEPLTRSRELEEKVDARWKELGLEDLINKEPDPSLFGYVIDRIIKKEQLKYLVKSYPSND is encoded by the coding sequence ATGTCCTCCATAAATCCAAAAACAGCCACACGAGACCTACGTCAATTTCTTTCCTTACTTGAAGAGAGAGGGCAGTTAAGAAGGATTTCTGCGCCAGTAGATCCAGACTTGGAACTTTCTGCAATTAGTGATCGTGTCTTAAGCATGGGAGGACCAGCCTTGCTTTTTGAGAATGTAATAGGGTCTTCAATTCCAGTGGCAGTAAATGTTCTTGGGACATTAGAGAGGGTTGTTTGGAGTATGGGTTTAGAAGATCCACAAGAACTTGAAGAGCTTGGCTCCCGACTCTCCCTACTTCAACAACCAAAACCTCCAAAAGGACTAAGAGAAACAACGCAATTCGGAAGTTTGCTTTGGGATTTGTATAAAGCAAGACCAGATCGTGACTTTACTCCTAGTTGCCATCAAAAAGTTTTGACTGGAGAGGATGTTGACCTTGACAGGCTTCCATTAATTAGGCCCTGGCCAAATGATGCAGGTGGAGTAATCACCTTAGGGTTAGTAATTACTAAAGATCCTGAAACCAAGACTCCAAATATTGGTGTATATCGACTCCAGCGCCAATCTAAAAATTCAATGACGGTTCATTGGCTAAGCGTTAGAGGTGGCGCGAGACACTTAAGGAAAGCAGCCTCACTAGGAAAGAAACTTGAAATAGCCATTGCAATAGGAGTTCATCCTTTACTTGTAATGGCTGCAGCCACACCAATACCCGTTCAATTAAGTGAATGGCTTTTTGCAGGCCTTTACGCAGGAAGAGGTGTCCAGCTAACAGGCTGCAAAACTATTGACATACAAGTGCCTAGTCAGAGCGAAATAATCCTGGAAGGAACAATTACACCAGGGAAGGAATTACTCGATGGTCCTTTTGGAGACCATATGGGTTTTTATGGAGCAGAAGAGAGCTCCCCGCTAATAGATATTCATTGCGTCACTCATCGTAAAGAGCCTGTCTTCCTAACAACCTTTAGCGGGCGGCCTCCAAAAGAAGAAGCAATGATTGCAATAGCTCTAAACAGGATCTACACACCCATTCTTAGACAACAAGTACCTGAAATTATTGATTTTTTCTTGCCAATGGAAGCTCTTAGTTACAAGTTAGCCATCATCTCAATTCAAAAAGATTATCCAGGGCAGGCAAAGCGAGCCGCCATGGCCTTCTGGAGCGCACTCCCACAATTTACCTACACAAAGTTTGTTGTTGTTGTTGATAAGCAGATCAACATACGAGACCCTAGACAAGTTATTTGGGCTATAGCGGCACAAGTAGATCCTCAACGAGATCTTTGCGTTATAGAAAACACCCCTTTCGACAGTCTTGACTTTGCTAGTGACCATATTGGTATGGGAGGAAGACTTGCTATCGATGCAACAACAAAAATCGGTCCAGAAAAAAATCACGAGTGGGGCGAACCTCTTACTCGATCAAGGGAACTTGAAGAGAAAGTTGATGCTCGATGGAAAGAGCTTGGATTGGAAGACCTAATTAATAAAGAGCCTGATCCATCACTATTTGGTTATGTCATTGACCGAATCATCAAAAAAGAACAGCTTAAATACTTAGTAAAAAGTTATCCGTCGAATGACTGA
- the aroA gene encoding 3-phosphoshikimate 1-carboxyvinyltransferase codes for MDFNKAPSKKELKSGGVLIGKVQVPGDKSISHRALMFGAIADGVTTVEGLLPAEDPLCTANCLRAMGAKISSISHGKSVEITGVGLDGLKEPEEILDCGNSGTTMRLLMGMLVGQKDRHFVLTGDNSLRHRPMERVSRPLSIMGGKVTGRSNGNFAPIAIHGCQLHGAVIGTPVASAQVKSALLLAALTAEGPTTVIEPAHSRDHSERMLRAFGANLQVGGEIGRHIIVRPGARLKGQKVVVPGDISSAAFWLVAGSLLPNSDLTIENVGLNPTRTGILEIMQQMDARIEVLAQKEIAGEPVGDLRVRSGALKPFSINEEMIPRLVDEVPILTVAACFCDGESKISGASELRVKETDRLAVMTRQLKKMGADIEEHTDGLLIHGGQPLKGASLDSETDHRVAMSLAIAALLAETDSTLLKSEAAAISYPNFWNDLAYLHN; via the coding sequence ATGGATTTCAATAAAGCACCATCTAAAAAAGAACTAAAGTCGGGTGGTGTATTGATAGGAAAAGTTCAGGTTCCCGGCGATAAATCGATCTCACACAGAGCTCTCATGTTTGGGGCAATTGCCGATGGAGTGACAACAGTTGAAGGTCTTCTCCCTGCAGAAGATCCACTATGCACTGCGAATTGTCTGAGAGCAATGGGAGCTAAGATAAGTTCAATTAGTCATGGCAAGTCTGTAGAGATAACAGGTGTCGGACTCGATGGCCTTAAAGAACCTGAGGAGATACTGGATTGCGGGAACTCAGGAACCACAATGCGCCTACTTATGGGGATGCTTGTTGGCCAAAAAGATCGTCATTTTGTTTTAACTGGCGATAATTCACTTAGACATCGTCCAATGGAAAGAGTCAGTCGCCCTTTGTCAATTATGGGAGGCAAAGTAACCGGTAGATCAAATGGCAATTTCGCCCCTATTGCCATTCATGGTTGCCAACTTCATGGAGCCGTAATAGGAACACCTGTTGCAAGTGCTCAAGTTAAATCAGCTTTGTTGCTAGCAGCATTGACAGCGGAGGGGCCCACAACTGTTATTGAGCCAGCACACTCAAGAGACCATAGCGAAAGAATGCTTCGCGCATTTGGAGCAAACCTTCAAGTTGGTGGAGAAATAGGACGCCACATAATTGTCAGGCCTGGAGCAAGGCTTAAAGGACAAAAAGTAGTTGTCCCTGGTGACATCAGCTCAGCAGCTTTCTGGCTGGTTGCAGGTTCTCTCTTACCAAACTCTGATTTGACCATTGAAAACGTTGGACTAAATCCAACAAGAACAGGAATCCTAGAAATAATGCAACAAATGGACGCACGAATAGAAGTGTTAGCTCAAAAAGAAATAGCGGGGGAACCTGTTGGAGATCTCCGAGTAAGAAGTGGTGCCCTGAAACCTTTTTCAATTAATGAAGAGATGATTCCCCGCTTAGTTGATGAAGTCCCAATCCTTACAGTTGCTGCATGCTTTTGTGATGGAGAGAGCAAGATTTCTGGTGCAAGCGAACTTCGAGTAAAAGAAACGGATCGTCTTGCCGTAATGACAAGGCAACTAAAAAAAATGGGGGCTGATATTGAAGAACATACTGATGGCCTCCTAATCCATGGTGGCCAACCACTAAAAGGGGCCTCCCTAGATAGTGAGACCGATCATCGAGTCGCAATGAGCCTTGCGATAGCCGCCCTCTTAGCTGAAACCGATTCGACTCTCTTAAAAAGTGAAGCTGCCGCAATTTCATATCCAAATTTCTGGAACGACCTTGCATACCTACACAACTAA
- a CDS encoding carbon-nitrogen hydrolase family protein produces the protein MTDFLAAALQLTSSSELEANFLAAEEQVELAARRGAELVGLPENFAFMGDDQKRLELAPELAEKCSRFLVTMARRYQVVLLGGGFPVPIGDGLHTLNRSELVGRDGQLLARYDKIHLFDVDLPDGNTYRESETFTPGDSLPPVVDVPGLCRVGMSICYDVRFPELYRYLISSGAELLMIPAAFTAFTGKDHWQVLLQARAIENTAYVVAPAQTGLHSGRRQSHGHAMVIDPWGTVLADAGVLQGAAIAPVDTFHIGRIREQMPCLKHRQPELF, from the coding sequence GTGACCGACTTCTTGGCGGCCGCTTTGCAGCTAACTAGCTCTTCAGAGCTAGAAGCTAATTTTTTAGCGGCAGAAGAGCAGGTTGAACTTGCAGCCCGAAGAGGGGCTGAGCTGGTTGGGCTGCCAGAAAACTTTGCCTTTATGGGAGATGACCAGAAAAGACTAGAACTCGCACCGGAGCTAGCTGAAAAATGCAGTCGTTTTTTAGTAACGATGGCTAGGCGTTATCAGGTTGTACTTCTTGGAGGAGGCTTTCCTGTCCCTATTGGTGATGGACTACATACTCTTAATAGGTCTGAGTTAGTAGGACGAGATGGTCAGTTGTTAGCAAGATACGACAAGATTCATTTGTTTGATGTAGACCTTCCTGATGGCAATACATATAGGGAATCTGAAACTTTTACCCCAGGGGATTCTTTACCTCCGGTAGTTGATGTGCCTGGGCTGTGTCGAGTAGGGATGTCTATTTGTTATGACGTGAGGTTTCCTGAGCTTTATCGTTATCTAATTAGTTCTGGCGCTGAATTGTTAATGATTCCTGCCGCTTTTACAGCATTCACAGGGAAAGATCATTGGCAGGTATTGCTTCAGGCTCGTGCAATTGAAAATACGGCTTATGTAGTTGCCCCTGCTCAAACAGGGTTGCATTCAGGAAGAAGGCAGAGTCATGGACATGCAATGGTTATTGATCCTTGGGGTACGGTCTTGGCAGATGCAGGCGTTCTTCAAGGCGCAGCTATTGCGCCCGTTGACACATTTCATATTGGAAGGATTAGAGAGCAAATGCCATGTTTAAAGCATAGGCAGCCAGAGCTTTTTTGA
- the glmU gene encoding bifunctional UDP-N-acetylglucosamine diphosphorylase/glucosamine-1-phosphate N-acetyltransferase GlmU → MLAIAVLAAGKGTRMKSALPKVLQTLGGTTLLERVLKSCQQLNPDRQLVIVGHKAEQIEKQMKDHINLEFVLQEPQNGTGHAVKQLDKVLQSFKGELLVLNGDVPLLSSETLIKLVTEHRRKKTSVTLLTALLENPTGYGRVFANEEGLVKRIVEDRDCNKEEKKNNLINSGIYCFDWQSLRKVLPKLNNNNSQGELYITDTIGMFESSRHIEVEDTNEVNGINNREQLSICEEYLQSKIRNHWMNEGVTFIHPSSCTISDNCKIGRDVVIEPQTHIRGKCIIGDSCRIGPGTFLNNSTLGKRVNAIYSVISESTVENDVSIGPFSHLRPGSNVSDRSRIGNFVEIKNSQIGRSSKVNHLSYIGDTKLGAEVNIGAGTITANFDGKQKHKTSIGDRSKTGANSVLVAPIILGQDVTVGAGSTLTKNVPSNALAISRSKQLIKESWIKISPP, encoded by the coding sequence ATGCTCGCCATCGCCGTATTAGCTGCTGGCAAAGGCACACGTATGAAAAGTGCCCTTCCCAAAGTCCTTCAAACACTTGGAGGCACAACCCTACTTGAAAGGGTTTTAAAAAGTTGTCAGCAACTGAACCCTGACAGACAACTAGTAATCGTTGGCCATAAAGCTGAGCAGATTGAAAAGCAGATGAAAGATCATATAAATTTGGAGTTCGTCTTACAAGAACCTCAAAATGGAACGGGTCACGCTGTTAAACAATTAGACAAAGTACTTCAAAGCTTCAAAGGAGAACTATTAGTCCTTAACGGTGATGTTCCATTATTGAGTTCAGAAACACTAATCAAACTTGTTACCGAACATAGAAGAAAGAAAACATCGGTTACTTTACTCACAGCACTACTAGAAAACCCTACCGGCTATGGACGTGTATTTGCAAATGAGGAAGGCTTAGTTAAACGAATCGTTGAAGATCGTGACTGTAACAAAGAGGAGAAGAAAAACAATCTTATAAATTCAGGGATTTATTGTTTTGATTGGCAAAGCCTCAGGAAAGTTCTCCCAAAACTAAATAACAATAACTCCCAAGGAGAACTTTATATTACAGATACAATTGGTATGTTCGAATCATCAAGGCACATTGAAGTAGAAGATACAAATGAAGTGAATGGAATCAATAACCGCGAACAACTATCAATCTGCGAAGAATATCTACAATCCAAAATTCGAAACCATTGGATGAATGAAGGTGTAACCTTCATTCATCCATCAAGCTGCACCATAAGTGATAACTGCAAAATTGGCAGAGATGTTGTTATCGAACCTCAAACCCATATAAGAGGGAAGTGCATAATTGGGGATTCATGTCGAATTGGACCAGGGACATTTCTGAACAATTCAACCCTCGGGAAAAGAGTCAATGCTATTTATTCCGTCATATCCGAATCAACAGTTGAAAACGATGTTTCTATAGGACCTTTTTCACATCTTCGACCAGGTTCAAATGTGAGTGATAGGTCTAGGATAGGAAACTTCGTGGAGATAAAAAACAGTCAAATAGGTAGGTCTTCAAAAGTAAATCACCTCAGCTACATAGGTGACACAAAATTGGGGGCAGAAGTAAATATTGGAGCAGGAACAATAACAGCTAACTTTGATGGGAAGCAAAAGCACAAAACATCAATCGGAGACAGAAGCAAAACTGGAGCCAACTCAGTACTTGTTGCTCCAATCATTCTTGGTCAAGATGTAACGGTTGGTGCAGGGTCTACTCTTACCAAGAATGTCCCTTCAAACGCACTAGCTATAAGTAGGTCGAAACAACTTATTAAAGAGAGCTGGATAAAAATAAGCCCACCTTAA